A DNA window from Mycolicibacter hiberniae contains the following coding sequences:
- a CDS encoding acyl-CoA dehydrogenase family protein — MTTPTTAGGAAGAAGESPSSEVDIAQFQAELRAWLDANDLRPGPDASLQGHLTQFARVSAALYEAGWMRYGWPVQAGGLGGPAMLRAVVGEEVVGRGLAEPGPYSMLEVLAPTMIDYASPELTAEMVPRLLSGREQWCQGFSEPGSGSDLASLSTRATARGDQWVINGQKVWTSFAQYSHRCILLTRTGGADAPNHQAITAFFVDMDTPGIEVRPLGTMHGVDEFCEVYFDDVVVDGTRMLGRPGDGWQLAMDLLPFERSTCFWQRIAYLYSRFDALIAEVKRQGAAVDDELGAVYLALHTLRCRSRGTQHRLADGHRLGPDTSIDKVLLASAEQLLYDTTRDLLPGLIELNDSRWRPEYLYSRAATIYGGTAEIQRNIIARRLLDLGKE, encoded by the coding sequence ATGACCACGCCGACCACAGCCGGGGGCGCTGCGGGCGCCGCCGGGGAAAGTCCGAGCTCGGAGGTCGATATCGCGCAGTTCCAGGCGGAGCTGCGCGCCTGGCTCGACGCCAACGACCTTCGCCCCGGCCCCGACGCGTCGCTGCAGGGACACCTCACACAGTTCGCCCGGGTCTCGGCCGCCCTCTACGAGGCGGGCTGGATGCGTTACGGCTGGCCCGTGCAGGCCGGTGGACTGGGCGGCCCGGCAATGCTGCGGGCCGTCGTCGGCGAAGAGGTGGTCGGTCGTGGGCTCGCCGAGCCCGGACCGTACTCGATGCTGGAAGTGCTGGCGCCCACCATGATCGACTACGCCTCACCCGAGCTCACAGCAGAGATGGTGCCGCGGTTGCTGTCCGGCCGCGAGCAGTGGTGTCAGGGCTTCTCCGAGCCCGGGTCCGGCAGCGACCTGGCATCGCTTTCCACCCGGGCCACGGCGCGCGGCGATCAGTGGGTGATCAACGGGCAGAAGGTTTGGACCAGCTTCGCCCAGTACTCGCACCGCTGCATCCTGTTGACGCGCACGGGTGGCGCCGATGCGCCGAATCACCAGGCCATCACCGCGTTCTTCGTGGACATGGACACCCCCGGCATCGAGGTGCGCCCGCTGGGCACCATGCACGGCGTCGACGAGTTCTGCGAGGTCTATTTCGACGATGTCGTCGTGGACGGCACCCGGATGCTCGGCCGCCCGGGCGACGGCTGGCAGCTGGCCATGGACCTGCTGCCGTTCGAACGTTCTACCTGCTTCTGGCAGCGCATCGCCTACCTGTACTCGCGCTTCGATGCGCTGATCGCCGAGGTGAAGCGCCAGGGCGCGGCGGTCGACGACGAGCTGGGCGCGGTGTACCTGGCGCTGCACACCCTGCGCTGCCGGTCCCGCGGCACCCAGCACCGGCTTGCCGACGGGCACCGGCTTGGCCCGGACACTTCCATCGACAAGGTGCTGCTGGCCAGCGCCGAACAGTTGCTCTACGACACCACGCGTGACCTGCTTCCGGGCCTGATCGAACTGAACGACAGCAGGTGGCGCCCGGAGTACCTGTACTCGCGAGCGGCCACCATCTACGGCGGCACCGCCGAAATCCAGCGCAACATCATCGCCCGCCGACTGCTCGATCTCGGGAAGGAGTGA
- a CDS encoding acyl-CoA dehydrogenase family protein → MSTAMDATSLALLEDTLRKIMASASGPALDQALAELGWAEMLSEDPDAAIPLVFRLLGETGAHASVLNDVVLETIGGLPGGTPPMPYAGGSWVIWERSESAGNTVLGGLPLRQVPNGELMRLGEARRAVGWWLVGSARAMLALARRHALDRTQFGKPIAGFQAIRHRLAETLVAIEGAEATLTVPVTESPDLTSMLAKAAAGRAALTAAKHCQQVLAGVGFTAEHDLHRHIERALVLDGLLGNARDLTRRVGGGLRARGSAPRLVQL, encoded by the coding sequence ATGAGCACCGCCATGGATGCCACCTCGTTGGCTCTGCTGGAAGACACTCTGCGCAAGATCATGGCGTCTGCATCCGGCCCCGCTTTGGATCAGGCACTGGCCGAACTGGGCTGGGCAGAAATGCTTTCCGAGGACCCGGACGCGGCCATCCCACTGGTGTTCCGCCTGCTCGGCGAGACCGGGGCGCACGCCTCGGTACTCAACGACGTGGTACTGGAGACCATCGGCGGCCTGCCCGGCGGCACTCCGCCGATGCCGTACGCCGGTGGTAGCTGGGTGATTTGGGAGCGCAGCGAAAGCGCGGGCAACACCGTGCTGGGCGGCCTGCCGCTGCGCCAGGTGCCCAACGGCGAACTGATGCGTCTGGGTGAGGCACGTCGCGCGGTGGGCTGGTGGCTGGTGGGCTCGGCTCGGGCCATGCTGGCTCTGGCACGCCGGCACGCACTGGACAGAACACAGTTCGGTAAGCCGATCGCGGGATTTCAGGCGATTCGGCATCGGCTCGCCGAGACCCTGGTCGCCATCGAAGGGGCCGAGGCCACCCTCACCGTGCCCGTCACCGAGAGCCCGGACCTGACCTCGATGCTGGCCAAAGCGGCGGCGGGCAGGGCCGCGTTGACCGCGGCCAAGCACTGCCAACAGGTGCTCGCCGGCGTCGGTTTCACCGCGGAACACGACCTGCACCGCCACATCGAGCGAGCGCTGGTGCTCGACGGACTGCTCGGCAATGCCCGCGACCTGACCCGCCGGGTAGGCGGCGGCCTTAGGGCCCGGGGCTCGGCGCCACGACTGGTTCAGCTCTAG
- a CDS encoding acyl-CoA dehydrogenase family protein, with product MQLTFDPEVENFRAEFSAFLDEHLPTDAEALQRSQSCSDVPGWARRWQRLLFDNGWLLPANPPEFGGRNATILQQYVHSEELSRRRIYPSFNPQGVGIIAASLLSFGTEEQKRRWAVPILRAEITASLGMSEPGAGSDLAGLQTRAVLDGDHFVVNGQKVWTSGAHDADVLLTFVRTDPDAPKHKGISVLLISTDSPGVVRRPFASACAYDDVDFNEVFFTDVVVPAENLVGPLNGGWTVANGSLGHERTLLWMSFADRLHDLILDFGPRDALARDRFATLLMDHEALRLLGSVALAKAARGEQDVPALSVLKLLGSEAVQNAAEHALDNAGAAGLIHPASSGVYMPLNEDYATGSWFDRYLRSFSGTIAGGTSEIQRNIIAQRVLGLPR from the coding sequence GTGCAACTGACCTTCGATCCAGAAGTCGAGAACTTTCGGGCCGAATTCTCGGCCTTCCTCGACGAACATCTGCCCACCGACGCCGAGGCCCTGCAACGTTCTCAGTCGTGCTCCGACGTACCTGGCTGGGCCCGTCGGTGGCAGCGATTGTTGTTCGACAACGGCTGGCTGCTGCCGGCCAATCCGCCCGAATTCGGCGGCCGCAACGCCACGATCCTGCAGCAGTACGTGCATTCCGAGGAATTGTCGCGCCGGCGTATCTATCCCAGCTTCAATCCGCAGGGGGTCGGCATCATCGCCGCCTCGCTGCTGTCCTTCGGCACCGAGGAGCAGAAACGCCGGTGGGCGGTACCGATTCTTCGGGCCGAGATCACCGCGTCGCTGGGCATGAGCGAACCCGGCGCCGGTTCGGACCTGGCCGGTCTGCAGACCCGGGCGGTGCTCGACGGCGATCATTTCGTGGTCAACGGCCAGAAGGTCTGGACCTCCGGCGCCCATGACGCCGACGTGTTGCTGACCTTCGTCCGCACCGATCCTGACGCGCCCAAGCACAAGGGCATCAGCGTGTTGCTGATCTCCACCGATTCCCCAGGCGTGGTGAGACGGCCCTTCGCCTCGGCCTGCGCCTATGACGACGTCGACTTCAACGAGGTCTTCTTCACCGACGTCGTGGTCCCCGCCGAGAATCTGGTGGGTCCGCTCAACGGCGGGTGGACAGTGGCCAACGGTTCGCTGGGGCACGAACGCACACTGCTGTGGATGAGCTTCGCCGACCGGTTGCACGATCTGATCCTCGACTTCGGACCGCGTGATGCGCTGGCGCGCGACCGCTTCGCCACACTGCTGATGGACCACGAGGCGTTACGGCTGCTCGGCTCGGTGGCGCTGGCAAAGGCCGCCCGGGGCGAGCAGGACGTGCCCGCGCTGTCGGTGCTGAAACTGCTCGGGTCAGAGGCCGTGCAGAACGCTGCCGAACACGCACTCGACAATGCCGGCGCGGCCGGCCTGATCCACCCCGCCAGCTCCGGTGTCTACATGCCGCTCAACGAGGACTACGCCACCGGAAGCTGGTTCGATCGGTACCTGCGCAGTTTCTCGGGAACCATCGCTGGTGGAACCTCGGAGATTCAGCGCAATATCATCGCGCAACGCGTGCTCGGACTGCCGCGATAG
- a CDS encoding TetR/AcrR family transcriptional regulator — protein sequence MTTPSDEPAWKQRAVERSIKTAKIRAGQRVQRFLDAAQSIIIEKGSTDFTVQEVVDRSRQSLRSFYLQFDGKHELLLALFEDALSRAADQIRAATANHSDPLDRLRVAVELLFESSRPDPAAKRPLFTDFAPTLLLTHPAEVRVAHTPLLDLLTELTQQAAEAGRLRTDTHPRRLAAMVMQTVLFNAQSSPSSADPAVNPLTAEEVWDFCAHGFGHPEPDASILAARS from the coding sequence GTGACCACTCCCAGCGACGAACCCGCGTGGAAGCAGCGCGCGGTAGAACGCTCGATCAAGACCGCGAAGATCCGAGCCGGGCAACGTGTTCAACGGTTTCTCGATGCCGCGCAGTCGATCATCATCGAAAAGGGCAGCACGGACTTCACCGTCCAGGAGGTCGTCGACCGCTCGCGCCAATCCCTGCGCAGCTTTTATCTGCAGTTCGACGGCAAGCACGAGCTGCTGCTGGCACTGTTCGAAGATGCGTTGAGTCGCGCCGCGGATCAGATCCGCGCCGCAACGGCCAACCACTCCGATCCGCTGGACCGGCTGCGGGTTGCCGTCGAGTTGCTGTTCGAGTCTTCGCGCCCGGATCCGGCCGCCAAACGGCCACTGTTCACCGACTTCGCCCCCACCCTGCTGTTGACCCATCCCGCCGAAGTACGCGTGGCTCACACGCCACTGCTGGACCTACTCACCGAGCTGACCCAGCAAGCCGCCGAGGCGGGCCGGTTGCGCACCGACACCCACCCCCGGCGGCTGGCGGCCATGGTCATGCAGACCGTCCTGTTCAACGCCCAATCCAGCCCTTCCTCCGCTGACCCGGCCGTCAATCCGCTGACCGCCGAGGAGGTCTGGGACTTCTGCGCGCACGGCTTCGGACACCCTGAGCCGGACGCATCCATCTTGGCCGCACGCAGCTGA
- a CDS encoding aldehyde dehydrogenase family protein — MSVQAVLDDIRKVPGTGDVIPIIDPATEEQLTEFTDCGPEAVNDAVARAKATAESGVWSQMADYDRARVLWKVADLIDENAELLAELESVNAGIPASQAAIITKVGSEWFRYYAGWCTKIDGIARDVNTGGLTGIESHQHVYTLREPYDVVGLIFPWNGPVFNFCAKLAPSLAAGCSSVVKPAEETPLSALVLDRILSEAGVPDGVVNMVLGYGHTAGAAITAHPDVDKVAFTGSTEVGREIVRASAASNLNKVTLELGGKSPVLIYDDADLDMAITMAAFGTFVHSGQACVCGSRIFAQRGVYERVVEGIANMANMMQLGGPKDEGVMVGPLISQKQLNRVLGYLEQGRADGNELVTGGHRLDRKGYFVHPTVVTNVDPESSRLFQEEIFGPVVTILPFDDDDEAIALANNSSYGLAATAWTSNLGRAHRLAKRLKAGTVGLNCQMQFDHSMPFGGYKQSGWGYESGKAGIETYLQTKIVWAQM; from the coding sequence ATGTCGGTGCAGGCGGTGTTGGACGACATCCGGAAGGTGCCCGGAACCGGCGACGTGATCCCGATCATCGATCCGGCCACCGAGGAGCAGCTGACCGAATTCACCGACTGCGGACCTGAGGCGGTCAACGACGCCGTTGCCCGGGCCAAGGCCACCGCCGAGTCCGGGGTGTGGTCGCAGATGGCGGACTACGACCGGGCCCGGGTGCTGTGGAAGGTCGCCGACCTCATCGACGAGAACGCCGAACTCCTGGCCGAACTCGAGTCGGTCAACGCCGGCATCCCGGCCTCCCAGGCCGCAATCATCACCAAGGTCGGCTCCGAGTGGTTCCGCTACTACGCGGGCTGGTGCACCAAGATCGACGGCATCGCCCGCGACGTCAACACCGGCGGCCTGACCGGCATCGAGTCCCACCAGCACGTCTACACGCTGCGCGAGCCCTATGACGTGGTGGGGCTGATCTTCCCGTGGAACGGCCCGGTCTTCAACTTCTGCGCCAAGCTGGCACCGTCGCTGGCGGCGGGATGCAGCAGCGTCGTCAAACCGGCTGAAGAAACCCCGCTGTCCGCGCTGGTCCTCGACCGCATTCTGAGTGAAGCCGGCGTCCCCGACGGCGTGGTCAACATGGTGCTCGGCTACGGCCACACCGCCGGTGCCGCCATCACCGCGCACCCCGACGTGGACAAGGTCGCGTTCACCGGGTCCACCGAAGTCGGCCGCGAGATCGTACGCGCCTCTGCGGCAAGCAATCTGAACAAGGTGACCCTGGAGCTCGGCGGCAAATCACCGGTCCTGATCTACGACGACGCCGACCTCGACATGGCCATCACCATGGCGGCGTTCGGCACCTTCGTGCACTCCGGGCAAGCCTGCGTATGCGGTTCGCGCATCTTCGCCCAGCGCGGCGTCTACGAGCGCGTCGTCGAAGGCATCGCCAACATGGCCAACATGATGCAGCTCGGCGGCCCCAAGGACGAGGGCGTCATGGTCGGTCCGCTGATCAGTCAGAAGCAACTGAACCGGGTGCTCGGCTACCTCGAGCAGGGCCGGGCCGACGGCAACGAGCTCGTCACCGGTGGCCACCGGCTGGACCGCAAGGGTTACTTCGTGCACCCGACCGTGGTCACCAATGTCGACCCCGAATCCAGCCGGCTGTTCCAGGAGGAGATCTTCGGCCCGGTGGTCACGATCCTGCCGTTCGACGACGACGACGAGGCTATCGCGCTGGCCAACAACAGCAGCTACGGACTGGCCGCGACGGCGTGGACGTCCAACCTGGGCCGGGCGCACCGACTGGCCAAGCGACTCAAGGCCGGAACGGTCGGACTGAACTGTCAGATGCAGTTTGACCACTCGATGCCCTTCGGGGGCTACAAGCAGTCCGGCTGGGGTTACGAATC